From the Carya illinoinensis cultivar Pawnee chromosome 4, C.illinoinensisPawnee_v1, whole genome shotgun sequence genome, one window contains:
- the LOC122307378 gene encoding wall-associated receptor kinase-like 10, giving the protein MELQMVLFRMLVLVMMCSVLNAFTRASNVINRSCQEYCGNVSIPYPFGIGNGCYVIDWFEIVCRSLNDSYDLGFSKPYLKRLNYLEVLEIDVDGAEVRVRYPIFSSCNNVTNSTKTLEFEKSPFGFSEYYNNFVAMGCNNSASMWSIFPDDSVSYGGCKSPCDRAPFTNGSHCNTTNCCQTTIPSYLQAFSTTIEPKLSSSPYNGSNECKYAFLVDQNWFETNFTEPNPNMSVPVVLDWSVENTTFYSLPIQKNMTAREYKNSTYSCHLLQMLRNFTTYHCHCESGYRGNPYLLGGCGDINECTDHDFNVTCTLDTRCENTEGSYRCVAAKNTKLSIIIGVSTSLGVLFLIFSGWGSYKVTKKRMRIRRKEKFFKQNGGLLLQQHLSTNNEVNIENTKLFNSEELEKATDRFSVDRIIGHGGQGTVYKGMLADGRIVAIKKSMVIDEEKLQAFINEVVILSQINHRNVVKLLGCCLETKVPLLVYEFIPNGTLAEYLNGKNEEFSPTWDMRLRIAIEVAGALFYLHSAASLPIYHRDIKSTNILLDEKYQAKVADFGISRSVAIGQTHLSTLVQGTFGYVDPEYFQSGQFTDKSDVYSFGVVLAELLTGEKAISSTGTRDTKSLAAFFVSSMEGNNLFNILDNQVLKEMEKGKIIAIANLAKRCLNLKGKKRPTMREVAMELEANQMSQKLASNLQQKYGEIEDVKTEIFEQYDVVSMSTTSSMDSAIVTSSFDTQPLFISS; this is encoded by the exons ATGGAATTGCAAATGGTACTGTTTCGGATGCTTGTGTTAGTCATGATGTGCTCAGTACTCAATGCATTCACGCGAGCATCGAACGTAATAAACCGTTCATGTCAAGAATACTGTGGGAATGTAAGCATTCCATACCCTTTTGGAATCGGAAATGGTTGTTACGTCATAGATTGGTTTGAGATAGTCTGCAGATCATTGAATGACTCCTACGATCTGGGATTTTCAAAGCCCTATTTGAAGAGGTTGAATTACCTGGAGGTGCTGGAGATTGACGTAGATGGAGCCGAAGTTCGAGTCCGCTATCCCATATTTTCGAGCTGTAACAATGTCACGAATAGCACAAAGACGCTGGAGTTTGAGAAAAGTCCTTTCGGCTTCTCCGAGTACTACAACAACTTCGTTGCAATGGGTTGCAACAACTCTGCCTCCATGTGGTCCATTTTTCCCGATGACTCGGTTTCATATGGTGGGTGCAAATCGCCTTGTGACAGAGCTCCATTTACAAATGGAAGTCATTGCAACACCACAAATTGTTGCCAAACTACAATTCCTTCTTATCTCCAAGCATTTTCTACAACTATAGAGCCGAAACTTAGTTCTTCCCCCTATAATGGTAGTAATGAGTGCAAGTATGCATTTTTGGTAGACCAGAATTGGTTTGAGACCAATTTCACAGAGCCGAATCCAAATATGTCTGTTCCAGTAGTATTGGACTGGAGCGTTGAGAATACTACTTTCTATTCTCTTCCCATACAGAAAAACATGACGGCAAGAGAATACAAGAACTCGACCTATTCTTGTCATCTGTTGCAGATGTTGCGAAACTTTACTACCTATCATTGTCATTGCGAGAGTGGCTACAGAGGAAATCCGTATCTTCTTGGAGGATGTGGAG ATATTAATGAATGTACAGACCATGACTTTAACGTGACTTGTACACTTGATACACGATGTGAAAATACTGAAGGTTCTTACCGTTGTGTCGCTGCTAAGAACACAAAGCTTTCCATAATCATAG GTGTCAGCACAAGCCTTGGTGTATTATTTCTGATTTTCAGTGGATGGGGGTCATACAAAGTGACAAAGAAAAGGATGAGGATTAGACGCAAGGAGAAGTTCTTCAAACAAAATGGTGGATTACTATTACAACAGCATCTATCTACAAACAATGAAGTTAATATTGAGAACACCAAATTGTTCAATTCAGAGGAATTGGAGAAGGCTACTGATCGTTTTAGTGTGGATAGAATAATTGGACATGGTGGACAAGGCACTGTTTACAAAGGTATGTTGGCAGATGGAAGAATTGTTGCAATAAAAAAATCCATGGTCATAGATGAAGAAAAACTTCAAGCATTCATAAATGAAGTCGTGATTCTTTCACAAATTAATCATAGGAATGTGGTCAAGCTACTTGGTTGTTGTTTAGAGACTAAAGTTCCGCTTCTAGTTTATGAATTCATTCCTAATGGAACTCTTGCCGAATATCTCAATGGAAAAAATGAGGAGTTTTCACCAACATGGGATATGCGTTTACGAATTGCTATTGAAGTTGCAGGCGCTCTTTTCTATTTGCATTCAGCAGCTTCTTTACCCATTTATCATCGCGACATTAAGTCTACAAACATCCTCTTAGATGAGAAGTATCAAGCAAAAGTAGCGGATTTCGGGATTTCAAGATCTGTTGCTATTGGACAAACTCATCTAAGCACACTAGTACAAGGAACTTTTGGATATGTAGACCCTGAGTATTTTCAGTCAGGCCAGTTTACAGATAAGAGTGACGTTTATAGTTTTGGTGTTGTTCTTGCTGAGCTCTTAACCGGAGAAAAAGCGATTTCATCAACAGGAACAAGAGATACCAAAAGTTTAGCTGCATTTTTTGTTAGCTCAATGGAAGGGAACAATTTATTTAACATCCTTGACAATCAAGTTTtgaaggaaatggaaaaaggaaaaatcattGCAATTGCAAACCTTGCAAAAAGATGCTTGAACttgaaaggaaagaaacgacCTACAATGAGAGAAGTTGCAATGGAATTAGAGGCCAATCAAATGTCACAAAAATTAGCTTCTAACCTTCAGCAGAAATACGGAGAGATTGAAGATGTCAAAACTGAAATATTTGAGCAATATGATGTTGTTTCTATGTCAACAACGTCAAGTATGGATAGTGCCATCGTGACCTCATCTTTCGATACACAACCATTATTCATATCTTCTTAA